The genome window GCAGCATCCCGGATTGGGAAGAGTATGAAAGCAGTGGTGTGTGTTAAGGGAAAATCCTATGACCTAACTATTTTGGATTCTATGTCTTTACTTGGGAGGACTATACCAGTGCTCTTAAAGGCAAAGGAAAGGTGAATCACCTGAAGAAGCTACAGCAGAATCCTAAACTCCACAATGCTTTAAAGCAGCTTGGTGCAGACTGGCTGGTCACAGATGAGCTTCAACGGGAGATGGAGAGCTTCACATGTATCATGTATGGCCAAGCACGGATGACATCAGTTGACGCAGTACGAGCTAAGACGCTGAGAAAAATGGTCGGTGCTGAAAAAGTCCTGGACTTAAAGTCAAACGTAGACCCGGAACGCCTGCCACCCCCCAAAGTCTGTCTCATCCCACATTTACAAAGAGCCAACGACAGAGTTGCCTGCTATAAGAGAGTAGAGGCAATAATCGAGAGCCCCAAACCATATGATCCAGGCATGGgctgggagaagagaggaggtattGGAACCTGTTTGGACAATTggacccatcctccctcccccattctCTTGTTGAGGTACTGGCTCAGAGAGCAGAGTCAGAAGAGCAGGCAGTTCTTGACAAAGTAGCTgattccaacaacaacaacttgtCTGTGGGTGAAGAGGATGTAGAGTATGAACATAATGATGAGGCTGAAGTGCTGGAAGAAATAGACTTAGAAGATCTCTTCAGtgatgatgaggaagatgagTAGTTTAGGTCAACTTTTATAATTTATAATTTTTTggccataaaaaaaaataactgTCAATATGTTGTCAAATGTCAAAAATAACCATCCAATTACATTTCTGGTGTCAGAATTGTTTGAAAACATTTCTCCATTTGTCTCTGTAAGTTGTTTACATCAAAGGTTATGCCACTTTATATTATATTTAGATTTTTCGGGTTTGGTGCACAGggttaaaaataaaacattttggaCATTATTTCAGCTTGGTACCCAATTTAATCTTAAAATAGACACTTGaatgataaataaataacaggTTGTGAAAAAAAAATCGCCCTATGCACTTTTGCTATTTTTGTCCAGAAATAGGGTCATTATGTTgtcgaatgtaaaaaaaaaaacattccattAAATTCCTGGGGTCAGAATTGTATgggaaaatgtgtttattaCTGTGTTGTTTACTTCAAATGTTATGCCACTTTCTATATAATCTTTTGGTTTTTCGGGTTCCGGTCGGGTGCAGCAAAGGGTTAAAAAATGAAGCCTTTTGGGACATTATTTCAGCTTGGTACCTGGCAGATTCTGAAAATAGACActtaaagataaaaaaaaatcaggtTGCATAAAAAGCCAGGGAGGTGCGCGTGGACCCCTATTTCCATCTAGACTAACTGCAAAGTGCCACGtcataggttcaaatccagccacagaCTTTAGGCCTGTCATAATTCAGATACTGTGAGAATCACAAGGTGTGTGaaagcgtgagaaatggttgaaatgcgtgagtctcacggcgaatgcctgagacttgagagccctggatATATTTTGGCTCCTTGTCACTTGACAACAGGCACAGTGACAAGGAGTGACTGACAGATGATATCTAAAAAAATGTTCAAATGTAATTTGaagtcaaaatatatatatacaaacaaAATATCAGTAGCATATGCAACCAAAATGGTCGCAATTTCCAGCCCTGAGTGTTGCGGGGGAAAATGTATTGCTCGCGGGTGGCGAGTTTTTGGGCTACTTCTAAAGCTCACTGCGGCCGCAGCATTTCTGCCCCGTGGTGGcctgtgctgggagagagggaaacagcacgGATGGGGAGAGTTGTGGGGAGAGCGGAGGTGTACATGAACAGAGTGGTGCATGCATCGGCAGTGGGACTGCAGTAGGAGCGCAGGCGCAGAAGGTAACAGTCAACAACCCCCTGGACGGCCGCCACGCTCACGTGACATGTCATGATAAGTGACGTGTTACGGTATAAGGAGGGAACAACCACAGGCAGCTAGTTAGCAAGCTATGTACTTTGATTCATTAGTCAGGACGTTTTAGACGTTTTAGGATCACCAATAAAGCcagaaagaaaaagagtaaACACTCCTCAGAAAAAAGGTTttgagagaaggggaaaggcaAAAAAACGGCTTGATCTTTGAAAAATGTGTAAGTCAAAAAGTAAGAGTGCGAGCAGTTAAGAGTTTATAacctacacacacttcctttaGTAATGTGTCTCATCTCACTTTCCTAGAGTAATTgttgctctgtgtctctgttcgGTGGTGAGAGGAAGTGGCATGATTACATTATTTGTTGTAATGAACCAATGAAACGTGAGAATCAAGAAACCAATGACAATATAATTTCCcctgtcatttttacattttaactaTGGAGGAACATATTAGATATATGTGTTAACTCCTCTGTTGTACATCCAGGACATATTGGGCCAGTTTTCAGGaattttgggctggttttgagcaCTCGTTGTGGACTAATAATtgtttttatatacattttttataatcCAACACATGCTGGATTATAAAAATGACACCTGCAAAATGTTAACTTTGCAGGGTGCCCGGTTCTTAAGATATTCGTAGGAAACTTGATCGGATGAAAACAAAAGGTGATCGTGCCTTTTCAGCTGTAGCCCCTACTCTGTGGAATAAACTGCCAATATCTATCAGGTCATCCCCACGACTGAGACATTTAAGTCTcgtcttaaaacatatttttattcTTTGGCTTTCGAGTCAGTTTAGGGTCACTCGTGCTCACtgtaattgtgttgtttgtctgttgtttttatttattgttgttcTGCCATATTTGATgattatgtaaagcactttggtcAGTATTTGCTGTTTTTAATTGTGCTCTATAAATAAAACTTACTTGACGAccagaggaccaatcagagtgaaggggctgggaccCAACGAGACACAGCCAAACTGGCGgcaaataatatatatatatttttttttaaatgcttatccaaacatcTTCAATCTGCACTCCATTGGATTATAAAGAGGTCACGGGTTGCCCGGTTCTTGAGCTGATTGTGGGAAACTAAACCTATTCTacgttgtacacacacacacacagattcctggcattattagagagatgtaCACTACCCCAAGATAATGTTTATGTAAGTCTTCTTGAACTGTACATCCTACTTTTTTAACCAGTCAACCTTACTTCTGGAGGACCCCATAAGAAAGCTAAGGGgtacaagaagaagaaagggagaaaagagaaagatatGTTTCGGGCTCTGAGGAGGGGACCATGAGTACAGGATCCTGTCTTGTCAATTAATCCTATCTGGAAACTGCATGCTGCCCTTTATGAGAACAAATGTCAGCTTTCAAACCAAGGACATGATAACCTTTCTTCATAGAACATGCCGGCATCACACAACTAATGCTATCACACCACCACTCCCCAATACAACTGGGGGATGTAACCTGCTTATAAGGCCCACCAGCACGAACAAGCTCACAAACACTCAAATATATattcacacaatcacacacaacaaATATGACTATCAACAGGTGAAACACAGGCTTACAGTACTACATGAATGCACGAACATTACATATTATACAAAATATAAGAGACCATCAGTTGAAAACTTTCATCCACACAAAACCGTGTTAACTGTGAACCCCAAGACGAAAAGGCACTGACACACAACCTAGAAAAGTCTGAGACACGCAAATAAATAGGAAGAAGGCCCACATGGGTTTCTaccagcagagcagagagagggttgCTGATGTGAAACATCAATTTCTAGGTTAGCTGCTCTTTGTGGCTCTGGCAGGTATCAGCCAGGAGCCACCTGGGCCAGATAAGCAGCTGCAGAACCCTGATCTACCCTGTCACcataacaaacacacccacaaggGGGTAGGTTTGACTTGAAAGTTGGTAGCGACACATaggtggggtgagggagggaggaaaaccaGAGGTTGTAATATGGTTAATTTTGTAAACATAGCAATTAAagtattctaaaactggttgttcccatccttgattgtgattggctatatcgcgatttatgtaggaactatactttgtagtagcggaaaaatgacggtttattattaaacaattttgtttctaattgtttttattgatgaaaccatataacatatttgtagtaacagttttagaaaaactctgcttcgcgtcgtgcctaacaactccccttacctgttctaaaatcagcgtaaaccacggcctcttggggcttattgcttaaatacatGACAGGGTCTTGGTTCTATTCTAAATGTTACAAAAGGTTCTGAATGGCGTTTgtagataataataatagtgTAGCGAACGGGACCTACGTCCGCTTAGTAGGGGTAAATGACCCTTCCCTGAAAGGCTGGAGATGAAAGGATCTAAGTCCCTAACCCCCGGCGTCCTAGTCCCAGGTCTACCCTGCCCTAACTGAAACCAATATAATAGTTTAGGCTTTAGGATTTGTATGTCACGGTGATGACCTAAATGACAGAATACAAGCATTAATGTCCTGATGTGCAGTTTACCCTGTACTTCCCCTAACTACCATGCTCTACGGGCAGTGGATGAAATGCCCCTACTTCAGAGAAGATAAAGAACTTTGTTCAAATTATAGTTGAAGATTTGAAAATTAGTGATGATTTATTATACTAAGTCAATTAGGAAAATAAAACAATGCAAAGTTTATAGAAATATTCGGGTCATTCAAAATCACTCTTCACAGTTGTAATTCAAACATGTTACCACTAATGTTGGCCAACATACTAAATACTATATACTTGTGTTAAGCAGAAAATGGTTTCAATCCAGAGCAAAACACTCAAATCTCGTTCAGACTTAGTCCACATGAAAAACAGCAAAGTATCAAATCAAAGGCTAGCCAAAAATGTATTGGTCCTAGCATGTAACAAAGCGACAAATCAAATAACAAAAGTTTCAGTCCATCTCTCTCCGTCACATTCGCGAGTAACACAAAGGCTTCTCTCCACTATAGCTTGCTGTTAAATAACCCAAAGTCAggtttagggctgtccccaattaagattttctttggtcgaccaggACTCAAACAAAACGACTGAAAAACGACTAATTGAAATTTgaaaggctttttttttttctcacaagaAATAAAAAACGTACTAACATTTTCGCGATcggactcaatggctgctggacattgcagattcagccgctaatagcctactaataataagactcgtatcaccagtcctgttgtaaccgaatgccgatggtatttagtatctcttacaatgtacctAGGGTGACCGGATCCCAATTCACCAGATGTGGGACAAAGACAAcgtttgtgtgggacaatgtgggACAATGTGGGACAATGTGAGATATCAATGCATCGAGGCAgtctaaaataaaattaaatttaaataaacatttctaTTCTTCCCCTTTGCTATAACGTTACTATGATTTGCCATTTGGTTGATTCAGGAGCACATAACAGCCTGCAAACAAAAAAGTAACACATGTATTTAAATGCAACTTTCCCAATGGAGTTTTCATGCTGTTTCACAGTGCCCCTCAAGTTAACACTCCTGACTGTGTACaatcaaacagaaagacaaggcTACAATTGTTCTTTCAAATATTGTCCTTTAATGTGCCTTTTCTCCAACAACAGagagcaacaacaacacaaccacatTTAAGTGTTTGCTCTAGTGAAACAATAAACTGAAGTACATACATTCAAGTAGAACATACACTGGATACATGGAGCACATAGGCTGATTATCTGAACATAACAAAACTTAATCAGTTCAGAATCACATAGAGATAAACTACACAAAATAAATGCATTTGAAAATGCTCTGCAGTTACTGGACCAAGTAATGCTACAAAAACGCACAAATTGGTATAGGCACtacataaaataataaataaaacctgaagtgcaaatcaataCTGGTCAGGAGGTAACACAAacttaaataaaataatgttttcatttttcaatAAAGTGTTTGCTCTAGAAAAAAATAAACTGAAGCACATACAGTATTCAAGTAGAACATGGAGCACATAGGCTGATTATCTGAACATAACTAAACTCACTCAGCTCAGAATCACATAGAGATAAActacacaaaataaatgttctacTTGAATACTGTATGTGCTTGAGTATATTTAACTAGAGCAAACACTTTAATGAAATATGTTTAGTTAATCATAGAAAAATACACAATTAATGCTATTCCAGCACCAAGGAGAGCACCTGGCTGAATTTTGTTTTCAGTTCTCTACATCACAGCAACAACTGCAGGCCCACACAGACGATGCACTCTCAGCACCACGGAAAGCACCTGCCAGCAAAACACAAGAATAGAGCATTGTTTTAAAATCTAGCACCACACTGGCTCAGTGCTCACAATATTCTAAATTTATATAGACAATGTTTATCTTACCTTAGATGATCTTCTTGGCTTTATACTTCTTGCTTGAGCTTGCAGCTTCTAATAAGGCTTTCTGCTTAAGTGCATAACTGTAGAATTCCTTACAACTGTATTCAAAGTTGGTCTTGACTTGAATTTCACTCTTGATGAGCTCCACAGAGCAACGGTTCCTCTGGtcggtccaggctgcagtcatcaGGGAAAACACTCTCTCTACAGATGCGTTGGTTATTGGGATGCTGAAGACAAAGGAGGCAACTGCAGTCAGGTTTGGTGTCTTCGTGCTTTTGAGAAAGGTCGACCACTTCTCCACAACAGGAGCTCTTCTCTGCACAATTTCCGGCTGGCGTGGCAGAGTCACACAGTACTCCTCGTAGAGTTCGTCCATGTCCAGTTTCCCCCCTATATGTAGGGCCTCCACGGCATCACTGAGCTGGGTGAATGTAAAGCTGTTCTTCAGTGACAAGCAGGCAACTTTCTTCTGATAGTTGGTGTCGTTGAAGTCATACCATTTTTCCAGGTAGTTGAGTGCTGTCTGGTAGAAGTTGGACATATCCTCTTTGATTGATGCTGCCTTTTGGTCCGGAAACTGTTGGACAATCGCACTGGTCTCCATTCCAAAGAAGGAATCGATCTGTCGCTGATTGAGCTTGGTCTTGAGGGTCTGCATGATGTCATAGAGCTCACAGATGGTCCCATCCTGTCCCTCCAACAGCAGCACAACGTCATGGAACACCTTGAGTATGTTGTTGAGGAAAGCCAGGTAGGCCTGCAGCTCAATGGGATGCCCCTCACCATCCTGATCTGATTTTAAGAGCTTCCACAGTACTTTTgggcactcactctctcccagcgACAAGAAGTAGCTCTTGATAGCTGCCCAGCTGTTATGTAGCCTCTGGACAGCAGGCCACAGACTTAACCACCTTGTTGGTACATGTCACCGTACAGCATGATAGTCTTCCTCCACAAAGGCGAACACTGCTTTTAATTCCTCTGTGCACTTTGCTGAGACTGAAAAGTGGCTGAATATTTTGTTGACTACAGATTCAATGTCAATGTTCAGCATGTCTCCAGCATGCTTTGCACAGTTGTGCACTATGTGGGCCATACAGTTTGCCTTGATGATGCCACTATTTTCTGCCTTTAGCTTTTGGTAAACCGAGTTGTTTTTCCCATAGTTCACACTAGCATTGTCTGCAGTGTAAGATAAAAATCATTTCCAGTTGCAGACCATTTTCCTCTAACTTGCTCTTTATCTGGTGGTGTATGGCAGCAGCTGACTCTTGGCTATCTTCATAAAAGTCCAGTATCTTAGTTTTCAAACCCAGCTCTGGTGTCCAATATCGTAAAGACAGTGGGAAGAGTTTTGTAGTGCCATGATTAGATGCATCTGAAGCCACTGAAAAAAATGGCGTGTGGACTTTTCTATCACTTGGGAGCTCTTGAACCACTGGCATttttaattctctcaaacaactCTCTACAGAGGCAGGTGCAAGCACATCTGTTACTATGGATGCTGCCTTTGTACGACCATATGACATTTTCTTTGCAATCTCAGAGTCTGGAAACATGGTAGATGCTAGCTTATTACCACAGTCTTCTGACCTGTATGATAGTGAGTGTTTTACAGTGTGGTAAACACTAGTTAGTTCAGCTGCAGTTACCTTGTTGGCGTTTGACTCTTGTTTGGGTTTTAGCAGGAACGTATCCATAGACTGGCAAGACTCTTTTTGAGCAACACGTTTTTTATGTGCCTCGCACTGTTTGTGTCGTATTCACCTCCGTGTGAAATGGAAAATTGACTTGAGCAAATTTCACACGACACTTTGCTAGAATCACTAGGCACTGGTTTCACCCAGGGATAGATAGTTTCCCAGTCTTTGTTGAAACTGCACTTCCAGTTCCTCTTCTTACCCGTGAGTGTCGTGTTTTCCTCCATGTCTGCTGCTTGCCGTTCTGACCTGATTTCTATTGTTTCGATTGGCGCGCTTAACTTCTTCCGCGTCATAGGTCCGCGTCCCAGACATGATGAAATAGCAAATAGCCATAGCCCATCTATGAAATAGCCTAGCCGAGTCTAGGCGCCCTCTGATGACAGCCCTCAcggctgtctacacacacaaacaactgttTGATAAAACACGCATTTCAAAATTTGGAGTCTGACTATCGGTAAGAATGCGGGATAACGTCTCAATTTGCGGGACGGGTGAAAAATGatagaaatgcgggactgtccCGCACAAAGCGGGACATCTGTaccacaaattaaaaatattgtttgtttaaacatggaaatcatcagagcgtgcttatcactgcctgaacttgcagcatgcgaattTACGTATAAGCTGAGtagggaacggtgcaacagagaaagatttagtCGTcctggccggagaagataatgtacGACGGCGTATTAGGGACAGTAGGTTAAAAAAAAtcgcagcaggaggaggggggggtaatATTCTGAGATTAAAGTCGtaaatttgcgagaaaaaaGTCTGAATTATACTATTCAATAGGATTCAGCAATAAGGAAATAGGCTGTTCACGATTTTTTCCCAGAATCACCAGATTGTAATAAGCATTCGGACTTTGAAAATACATTGCCGTGATTTGGGCCTATTCAAAAGGAAACATACTTATTTGGATGAGGTGATAGCTTTTGTGCATCAGGAACTACAATGCAATGGACAGATGCAAGGATATCGCTAGTTACATCCACGGGCAATTCAAATTCGATTTGTGGTTCAACATCAGGACACAATACAGATCCTCAAATTAGTCGATCCTCAAGGTGTGGATCAGTTTAGAAAA of Hypomesus transpacificus isolate Combined female chromosome 11, fHypTra1, whole genome shotgun sequence contains these proteins:
- the LOC124473926 gene encoding uncharacterized protein LOC124473926; its protein translation is MQTLKTKLNQRQIDSFFGMETSAIVQQFPDQKAASIKEDMSNFYQTALNYLEKWYDFNDTNYQKKVACLSLKNSFTFTQLSDAVEALHIGGKLDMDELYEEYCVTLPRQPEIVQRRAPVVEKWSTFLKSTKTPNLTAVASFVFSIPITNASVERVFSLMTAAWTDQRNRCSVELIKSEIQVKTNFEYSCKEFYSYALKQKALLEAASSSKKYKAKKII